DNA sequence from the Vibrio pelagius genome:
GTACTATCAGGCCCATAAGTTGTCGATAGAGGCGCGTAGAAAGTCCAACCAAAGCTCGGTCCACCGCCTTCAGTAAACAATGATCCAATTAAAATGAGGAAAGCAAAAGGAAGGATCCAAAAACTGAGATTGTTCATACGAGGCAGAGCCATATCTGGCGCACCGATCATCATCGGTATCATCCAGTTAGCAAGGCCAGTAAACGCGGGCATAACAGCACCAAACACCATGATCAACCCATGTACGGTTGTCATCTGATTGAAAAAATCAGGCTCGACCAGCTGCAGCCCAGGCTGAAACAGTTCAGCTCGGATGACCATGGCCATCGCGCCACCCGTCAGGAACATGGCAAAACTGAACCATAGATAGAGTGTGCCTATATCTTTATGATTAGTGGAGTAGAGCCAGCGAGCCCAGCCCTTAGGCGCTTCGTGATGGTCATGCTCAGGCACGTCGATTAGGTCATCAGCAGTATGACTGGCCGCTAAATCTTCAGCCGGAGCAGACTTCACCGGCTTGTTAATTGGTGAACTCATATCGCCTCCTTGCTATTCGGCGTTGCATTCGAGTTGGTGGCTGCATCCTCACCCCCACCTTCAACTTGCTGCTTGTAAGTGTTGATGTCTGATGCTTGAACAACGTCACCCGTATCGTTACCCCATGCATTTCTTTGGTAGGTAATCACAGCGGCGATCTCTTTTTCTGTGAGTTGGTTGTCAAAAGCCTGCATCGCGGTTCCAGAACGGCCATAGACGATAACATCGATGTGTTCCGATACATCTCCAAGTGCCACTGGACTGCCCTTAATCGCAGGGAACGCACCCGGAATCCCCTCGCCGTTTGCTTGGTGACAAACAGCGCAGCGAGATGCATAAACTTGCTCACCAATCGCATTCAATTCTTCTAAAGAAAGTGACGCATCTAATGCTTCCTTCGCAGCTTGAGCCTCAGCAATCGCAAGCACTTTCTGATCAGCCAGCCACACATCGAATTCATCTTCTTCCATGGCTTGAACTACAATCGGCATAAAGCCGTGAGCACGACCACATAACTCGGCACATTGACCACGATAAACACCGGGCTCATCTATTTTTGTCCAAGCTTCGTTGATAAAGCCCGGAATGGTGTCTTTTTTCACTGCAAATGCTGGCACCCACCAGGAGTGAATCACATCGTCCGAGGTCATTAAGAATCGGACTTTACGATTGATCGGCAGCACGAGTGGTTTGTCTACCTCGAGCAAATAGTGCGCGCCTTTCGTTTCAATACCTTCTATCTCTTTGTCACTGGTCGCCAGTAAGCTGAAATACTCGACATCTTCCCCGAAATAGCTGTAGTGCCACTTCCACTGCGAACCCGTAATCTTGACTGTGAGATCCGATTGAGAGGTATCTTCCATCGCAATCAAGGTTTTAGTGGCAGGGATCGCCATTGCGATAAGGATAATGATAGGAATGATGGTCCAGATGATTTCTACTTTGGTGCTCTCGTGAAAATGGGCGGCAACGGCTCCCTTCGATTTCCTATGCCTCAATATCGAATAAAACATGACACCAAACACAACAAAAGCGATCGCACAACATATGTAGAAGATCAGCATGTGCAGCTCGTAGACTTTGCCACTGATCTCCGTTACCCCTTGCGTCATGTTGTACTCGCTCGTTGCTTGAGCAAGCGGGACCATTAGCAGTGAAGCACCACTGACCATTAGCAGTACATACCTCAGAAATAATCGTTTCAAAAGATCTCTCCTCTATCCATCCGTATTGGATATGTGCGAGCTATCAAACGGCAACCGCCGTCTAAAAAATGAAAGACTTGGAAAAAACCGACAAACAACCTTTACAAGCAGGTTGCTAACACCGTTCTACGACCCGTTAACAGCCACGAGCAAACTCGATAAAAGGTTCAAAAACAGCGAAGTTGTTACTTTTTGTTATATTTATGTAAAAGGCTAGTTATCGATACTCAAATATTCAAGGTCATATGAGTTACAAAATGCTCAATTATTTAATTTGTGCCTTAACAAAAAAATCGAACCTTTATCACTGTTTGCACAAGTTTTACGATTGCCTTCAAGGTAATGCGAATGAATATCAATTAGATTGATTGCAACGCCGATTTAAAACGAGAAGGTTAATGAATATGCAAGATGCCATGAACTGGTTGGCGCGAGACCCAGATCCAAGAACTCGCGAAGAACTTCAACAACTGATTGACGAGAAGAATCACGATGAAATTGATGATCGATTCAGTCAAAGACTGGAGTTTGGTACAGCGGGGTTACGCGGCAAAGTGGGTTGCGGCCCTAACAGAATGAATCGTTTGGTGATTCAAGAAACAGCAACAGGTTTAGGCCACTACTTAGCTGACCATGTCCCGCAAGCACTGCAGCGTGGCGTTGTTATTGGTTATGATGGACGACTGGATTCAAAGCAGTTTGCTGCCGATACTGCATCTGTTTTGTGCGCGCTTGGCTTTAAGGTTTACCTGACGAGTAAAGTAGCAGCAACGCCTATCGTCGCCTTTGGTATTGAACGTTTTGGGGCGGCAGCGGGTATCGTTGTTACCGCAAGTCACAATCCACCGGAGTATAATGGCTTCAAAGT
Encoded proteins:
- the coxB gene encoding cytochrome c oxidase subunit II, which codes for MTQGVTEISGKVYELHMLIFYICCAIAFVVFGVMFYSILRHRKSKGAVAAHFHESTKVEIIWTIIPIIILIAMAIPATKTLIAMEDTSQSDLTVKITGSQWKWHYSYFGEDVEYFSLLATSDKEIEGIETKGAHYLLEVDKPLVLPINRKVRFLMTSDDVIHSWWVPAFAVKKDTIPGFINEAWTKIDEPGVYRGQCAELCGRAHGFMPIVVQAMEEDEFDVWLADQKVLAIAEAQAAKEALDASLSLEELNAIGEQVYASRCAVCHQANGEGIPGAFPAIKGSPVALGDVSEHIDVIVYGRSGTAMQAFDNQLTEKEIAAVITYQRNAWGNDTGDVVQASDINTYKQQVEGGGEDAATNSNATPNSKEAI